The following are encoded together in the Gilvimarinus sp. DA14 genome:
- a CDS encoding glutathione peroxidase gives MAKIHSFSINSLQREPIDFSQFDGKVLLLVNTASKCGFTPQYQGLQELHEKYKDDGLVVIGFPCNQFGEQEPGEADEIKNGCLVNYGVDFLITEKIDVNGPDAHPIFAYIKEACPGLMGNDIKWNFTKFLVARDGAPQRRYAPITKPKKLEGKIKRLLKGG, from the coding sequence ATGGCCAAAATTCATTCGTTTTCCATTAATAGCTTACAGCGCGAACCCATCGACTTTTCTCAGTTCGACGGCAAAGTCCTGCTGCTGGTCAATACCGCCAGCAAATGCGGTTTTACCCCGCAGTACCAAGGGCTACAAGAACTGCATGAAAAATACAAAGACGACGGTTTGGTGGTAATCGGTTTTCCCTGCAATCAGTTTGGCGAACAAGAGCCAGGCGAGGCCGACGAGATTAAAAACGGCTGCTTAGTCAATTACGGCGTGGACTTTTTAATCACCGAGAAAATCGATGTTAACGGCCCTGACGCCCACCCCATTTTTGCTTACATAAAAGAAGCCTGCCCGGGGCTAATGGGTAACGACATTAAGTGGAACTTTACAAAGTTCCTGGTGGCTCGCGACGGCGCGCCGCAGCGACGCTATGCCCCGATTACCAAACCGAAAAAGCTGGAAGGGAAAATAAAGCGATTGCTGAAAGGCGGGTGA
- a CDS encoding pectate lyase has translation MIKMILSLIALLCLSASTLAGPPSGRYVIISKLNGNALDVENFSNDNGANVMQWFAMGGANQQFDIQQLSDGSYSIRAAHNGKSLDLWEWNANDGAELRQWDYLGGDNQRWFIDDHGGGYFSITSKFSGKSLDVWEMNMFAGADVRLFSYWGGDGQLWTFQRVGDSSECYAGATLTHRFVDCGGKTIGLSCNGDSESQDPVLNLHNSSVRNVRLAANGGADGIHCEAGHCTLTDVVWEDVCEDAATNKAENGTMTIVGGWAYNSSGGYGGSPDKVFQHNSKNSTTFISGGFTTFGEHGKLWRSCGNCTNNGGPRNVYVYDVNIDSEIGSIVGVNRNYGDRAVIRNLRIRDYSSGDPKVCEEYQGVEKGSSSSKYGEYWNSASCDVSTSDVNPL, from the coding sequence ATGATAAAGATGATACTTAGCCTGATAGCGCTCCTTTGCCTGAGCGCCTCCACCCTCGCCGGTCCACCCTCGGGCCGCTATGTGATTATTTCCAAACTCAACGGCAACGCCCTGGATGTCGAAAACTTCAGTAACGACAATGGCGCCAATGTGATGCAGTGGTTTGCGATGGGTGGTGCCAACCAGCAATTTGATATTCAACAACTCAGCGACGGCAGCTACTCGATCCGCGCGGCCCACAATGGTAAGTCTCTGGATTTATGGGAATGGAACGCCAACGACGGCGCCGAGCTGCGCCAGTGGGACTATTTAGGTGGCGACAACCAGCGCTGGTTTATCGATGACCACGGCGGCGGATATTTTTCTATCACTTCAAAATTCAGTGGTAAATCGCTGGATGTGTGGGAAATGAATATGTTTGCCGGCGCCGATGTGCGTCTGTTCAGCTACTGGGGCGGCGATGGCCAGCTGTGGACCTTCCAGCGCGTGGGCGACAGCAGCGAATGCTACGCCGGTGCCACCCTCACCCACCGTTTTGTTGACTGCGGCGGCAAAACCATTGGCCTGAGCTGCAATGGCGACAGTGAAAGCCAAGATCCAGTGTTAAACCTGCACAATTCATCGGTGCGTAATGTGCGCCTGGCGGCTAACGGCGGCGCCGACGGCATTCACTGTGAAGCTGGCCACTGCACCCTGACAGACGTCGTGTGGGAAGACGTGTGTGAAGACGCGGCCACCAACAAAGCCGAAAACGGTACCATGACCATTGTCGGCGGCTGGGCTTACAACTCCAGCGGCGGCTATGGTGGCAGTCCGGATAAAGTCTTCCAACACAACTCCAAAAACAGTACTACGTTTATCTCCGGCGGCTTCACCACCTTTGGCGAGCACGGCAAACTTTGGCGCTCCTGCGGCAACTGTACCAACAACGGCGGGCCACGCAATGTGTACGTTTACGACGTTAACATCGATTCTGAAATCGGCTCCATTGTCGGGGTAAACCGCAACTATGGTGACCGCGCGGTGATTCGCAACCTGCGTATCCGCGACTATTCATCGGGCGACCCCAAGGTCTGTGAGGAGTATCAGGGGGTAGAAAAAGGCAGCTCTTCAAGCAAATACGGCGAATACTGGAACAGCGCCAGTTGCGACGTATCCACCTCGGATGTAAATCCCCTCTAA
- a CDS encoding sugar phosphate isomerase/epimerase, with amino-acid sequence MRVRTTLKRFAMPLVVVLALALTSLAVSAHDSHKHDDERIFEGVSVQLWSVKDDVSNDVKGTLKQLADWGFDGVELAGNLGEFGKDAEAFKAYVDSLGLEISGAHVGFDQLTDEKFDATVAFYKTLGVEWLIVPADGRAWNNDGIKEIVADLNAMAKRLASHDMKIGYHNHQDEFNAYGDTTYWEYMADNTSADVILQLDISWAYFAGVDSAALIKKYGDRVRAAHIKAQMTTSADVMPEINKANPGSWGEKMGLVFAELNKATAADNGVNSIVGQDLVDWAAIIEAFKQTPKSTWLVVEQEVYPEGMTPMEAVKASKDGLMEIL; translated from the coding sequence ATGAGAGTGCGTACCACACTTAAACGTTTTGCCATGCCTTTGGTGGTCGTTCTGGCACTTGCGCTTACTTCACTGGCCGTGTCGGCCCACGATTCTCACAAGCACGATGACGAGCGGATATTTGAAGGCGTTTCGGTGCAGCTTTGGTCGGTAAAAGACGATGTCAGCAACGATGTAAAAGGCACTTTAAAGCAGCTTGCCGACTGGGGCTTTGACGGTGTAGAGCTGGCAGGCAATCTGGGTGAATTCGGTAAAGATGCCGAGGCCTTTAAAGCGTATGTCGATTCTCTGGGGCTGGAGATTTCCGGCGCTCATGTGGGTTTTGACCAGCTCACCGACGAAAAATTTGACGCGACTGTCGCCTTCTATAAAACCCTCGGGGTCGAGTGGCTGATCGTACCGGCCGATGGCCGCGCCTGGAACAACGACGGTATTAAGGAAATCGTTGCCGACTTAAATGCCATGGCCAAGCGCCTTGCTTCCCACGACATGAAAATCGGTTATCACAATCACCAGGACGAATTTAACGCCTATGGTGATACCACCTACTGGGAATATATGGCCGATAACACCAGCGCTGATGTAATTCTACAGCTGGATATTAGCTGGGCGTACTTTGCAGGGGTGGATTCAGCCGCGTTGATTAAAAAGTACGGCGACCGAGTTCGCGCTGCACATATTAAGGCGCAAATGACCACCTCGGCGGACGTGATGCCCGAGATTAACAAGGCTAACCCCGGCAGCTGGGGCGAGAAAATGGGCCTGGTGTTCGCTGAACTGAATAAGGCGACCGCCGCCGACAACGGCGTAAACTCCATTGTGGGGCAGGACCTGGTGGACTGGGCCGCTATTATCGAGGCCTTTAAACAAACTCCAAAATCTACCTGGCTGGTGGTTGAACAGGAAGTGTACCCCGAGGGCATGACGCCCATGGAAGCGGTAAAAGCCTCTAAAGACGGCCTTATGGAAATTTTATAA
- the dld gene encoding D-lactate dehydrogenase, which produces MTDSSSANLVQQLQTLVGTSYVLTDAAKKQPYCKGFRFGAGEALAVVRPATLLEIWQVLKACVAADVAVIMQAANTGLTGGSTPDGKDYDRPLVIISTMRIDDIQLLDQGKQIVALAGSTLFGLEDKLAPYGREPHSVIGSSCIGASIVGGICNNSGGALVKRGPAYTELALYAQIGHDGELKLVNNLGLALGDTPEEVLTNLQQQNYNPGDVAVSTKRASDNEYEERVRDIDADTPSRFNNDARRLHEASGCAGKLAVFAVRLDTFPIAKKRQVFYVGTNDPQVFTQMRRDILSFKNLPDSGEYMNRTCYDVSKKYGKDTFVVIDNLGAKFIPKLFSLKRSVDRIAGKFSFLPSKLSDHIMQWMSYLWPNHLPQKMEDFREKYEHHWILEMSNDGVDEARAYLQTFFQNHEGDYFECTEKEGEKAILHRFAAGGAIGRYHTVKNKQFGSIMTIDVALRRNERDWYETLPPEIDNQIAVKLYYGHLFCHVMHQNYILKPGTDAKALKQKILESFDARGAEYPAEHNVGHEYIAKAPLKAFYQKLDPSNSFNPGIGKTSKLKYWGKPREAATQDSSPSQD; this is translated from the coding sequence GTGACTGATTCTTCAAGCGCAAACCTGGTTCAACAACTGCAAACTTTGGTAGGCACTTCTTATGTGCTGACCGACGCCGCTAAAAAGCAGCCTTACTGTAAGGGCTTTCGCTTTGGCGCCGGTGAGGCGTTAGCTGTGGTGCGACCGGCAACCTTATTGGAAATTTGGCAGGTGTTAAAAGCCTGTGTTGCGGCCGATGTTGCGGTGATTATGCAGGCGGCCAATACCGGTCTGACCGGCGGCTCTACTCCCGATGGCAAAGACTATGACCGGCCGTTGGTGATTATCAGCACTATGCGTATTGATGACATTCAGCTGTTGGATCAAGGGAAGCAAATTGTCGCCTTAGCAGGCAGCACCTTGTTTGGTCTTGAGGACAAGCTGGCGCCCTATGGTCGCGAGCCCCACTCAGTGATTGGCTCCTCGTGTATAGGCGCATCCATCGTGGGCGGTATTTGTAACAATTCCGGCGGTGCACTGGTTAAACGTGGTCCGGCCTATACCGAGCTTGCTCTTTACGCGCAGATTGGTCATGACGGCGAATTAAAGCTGGTCAACAACCTTGGCTTGGCGCTCGGCGATACTCCTGAAGAAGTTCTCACCAACCTGCAACAGCAAAATTATAATCCCGGCGATGTAGCGGTTTCGACCAAACGCGCTTCGGACAACGAATACGAAGAGCGTGTGCGCGATATCGACGCCGATACCCCCTCGCGTTTTAACAACGACGCCCGTCGCTTGCACGAGGCCTCTGGCTGTGCTGGTAAGCTTGCGGTATTTGCCGTGCGATTGGATACCTTTCCCATCGCCAAAAAGCGGCAGGTGTTTTACGTGGGCACCAACGATCCGCAAGTGTTTACGCAAATGCGCCGGGATATTCTCAGCTTTAAAAACCTGCCCGATTCCGGCGAATACATGAATCGTACCTGCTATGACGTGAGCAAAAAGTACGGCAAAGATACTTTTGTGGTCATCGATAATCTGGGCGCTAAGTTTATTCCCAAATTGTTCTCGCTAAAGCGCAGTGTGGATCGCATTGCTGGTAAGTTTTCATTTTTACCTAGCAAACTGTCTGACCATATTATGCAGTGGATGAGCTACTTGTGGCCCAATCATTTGCCGCAAAAGATGGAAGACTTTCGCGAGAAGTACGAACACCACTGGATTTTGGAAATGAGCAACGACGGCGTTGATGAAGCGCGCGCTTACTTGCAAACGTTTTTCCAAAACCACGAAGGCGATTATTTTGAGTGCACCGAGAAAGAGGGCGAAAAAGCGATTTTACATCGGTTTGCCGCTGGCGGTGCGATTGGCCGTTACCACACAGTAAAAAACAAACAGTTTGGTTCTATCATGACCATCGATGTAGCCCTGCGCCGCAACGAACGTGATTGGTACGAGACTTTACCCCCCGAGATCGACAATCAAATTGCGGTAAAACTGTATTACGGGCACTTGTTCTGTCATGTGATGCACCAGAATTACATTCTCAAGCCTGGTACAGATGCTAAGGCTCTAAAACAGAAAATATTGGAATCCTTCGATGCACGTGGTGCGGAGTATCCCGCCGAGCATAACGTGGGGCATGAGTATATTGCCAAGGCGCCGCTTAAGGCTTTCTATCAAAAGCTGGACCCGAGTAACAGCTTTAACCCGGGTATCGGTAAAACCAGTAAGTTAAAGTATTGGGGCAAGCCTCGCGAAGCCGCCACGCAAGATTCATCGCCTTCCCAAGACTGA
- a CDS encoding cytochrome c oxidase assembly protein codes for MWPAVSWAHNPFTSPEQTATVLSAVVLLVYWLIYLVGCVKRRPSTRDWWLFNAGGLICVATVFGPLDHWAETNEAAHMVQHMLMMVVIAPLWVMARPIAQWQALSPSVTQWIVKPLGFVAQHPLLAAAIHGAVIWVWHIPRLYTLALDNLWWHAFEHFCFLLSAGLFWWAVLRSQQKNTGAALLALLATLMHTGFLGALMTFSQSSWYGSDRLLEHQQLAGLLMWVLGGVPYISTAFYLGWRGFKRLSYGE; via the coding sequence TTGTGGCCAGCAGTTAGCTGGGCTCATAATCCGTTCACCTCACCGGAGCAAACCGCCACTGTTCTGAGCGCGGTTGTACTGCTGGTTTATTGGCTGATTTATTTAGTCGGCTGCGTAAAACGTCGCCCATCAACCAGAGACTGGTGGTTATTTAATGCAGGTGGTCTGATCTGCGTCGCCACAGTGTTTGGCCCCCTGGACCACTGGGCCGAAACCAACGAAGCGGCGCATATGGTGCAGCATATGCTGATGATGGTGGTCATTGCGCCTTTGTGGGTAATGGCACGCCCCATTGCACAGTGGCAAGCGCTGTCTCCCAGCGTAACCCAGTGGATTGTGAAACCTTTGGGGTTTGTCGCCCAGCACCCGCTGCTCGCGGCGGCGATACACGGCGCCGTCATTTGGGTTTGGCATATTCCAAGGCTATACACCCTGGCCCTAGACAATCTTTGGTGGCATGCCTTTGAACACTTTTGCTTTTTGCTCAGCGCGGGATTGTTCTGGTGGGCCGTGTTGCGCAGCCAGCAGAAAAACACCGGCGCCGCGCTTTTGGCTCTGCTGGCGACCTTGATGCATACCGGGTTTCTCGGCGCCTTAATGACTTTCTCGCAAAGCTCCTGGTACGGCAGTGATCGACTGCTGGAGCACCAACAGCTCGCGGGTTTATTAATGTGGGTGTTGGGTGGCGTACCTTACATTAGCACGGCCTTTTACCTTGGCTGGCGCGGCTTTAAGCGCTTGAGCTACGGCGAGTAA